From Chlamydiifrater volucris, one genomic window encodes:
- the infB gene encoding translation initiation factor IF-2, protein MENIKLTKNLKLKIKNSKLTKAAGLDKLKAKLAQAGSEIKPQEEKSSKISRSKAAKVVQDGFDATSPLPSAESNFGESSSPRRIRAKSRSSFTSLEESSSVPDDLPASSSESEVVLETQAEAFLEINPESTAEEMSSKEPESHTESFEETENPSQEDTVEEVIEVLAPPIDSNKNEEEAVALESSPDPKPAKVTIKSKFGPTGKHINHLLSKTYSKSVDTDKADKSEKSSVKSSTTASTEENSSHSPIKKSEPSSSGFGNSNGRGFLRKDSKKSMPEFRDGRKKSTESVKSFSGRDRYGLNESNDDDKWRKKRIKQKKSYEDHVVQRPTSIKVPLPITVKDLAAEMKLKASELIQKMFIHGMTYVVNDVLDDETTVQFIGSEFGCTVEIDHSEKEKIQVVSNSVREEISGTPPEKLKTRPPVVAFMGHVDHGKTSLIDALRKSNIASGEAGAITQHMGAFRCSTSVGDITVLDTPGHEAFSAMRARGAEICDIVVLVIAGDEGIKEQTTEAIQHAVASEIVVVVAINKCDKPNFNVENVYRQLAEYNLLPEAWGGATATVNTSARTGEGLTDLLEMLALQAEVLELKADPSNRARGLVIESELHKGLGHVATVLVQNGTLKVGDSLVFNDCYGKVKTMHDEHNLSMKEASPSTPALITGLSGIPKAGDPFVVVKNEKTAKEIIEARIAGKQRFALQQKRNLSFDALLQNRKVLKLIIKADVQGSVEALVSSIAKIKSEKVKVDIVSTGVGEISESDIRLAAASKTTILGFHTSIESHAEPLIKSLGVRVKLHDIIYHAIDDVETMMADLLDPITEEKPLGSAEIKEIFKSSQLGCIYGCLVIEGSVVRNQKINLVRDKEVVWKGSISSLKRVKEDVKEVKKGLECGVLLEGYGLAKVGDIIQCYEIIYHPQKL, encoded by the coding sequence ATGGAGAACATAAAATTGACGAAAAACCTAAAACTGAAGATTAAAAATTCAAAACTGACTAAGGCTGCCGGATTAGACAAGCTTAAAGCAAAACTTGCTCAGGCTGGTTCTGAAATAAAACCTCAAGAAGAGAAAAGTAGCAAAATTTCTCGAAGTAAAGCGGCTAAAGTTGTCCAAGACGGTTTCGATGCAACATCTCCGCTTCCTTCTGCTGAGTCGAATTTTGGAGAAAGCTCCTCTCCTCGCCGTATTCGTGCAAAGTCGAGATCTTCATTTACTAGTTTGGAGGAATCTTCTTCTGTTCCTGATGATTTGCCTGCTTCCTCTTCCGAATCTGAGGTTGTTTTAGAAACACAAGCTGAAGCTTTTCTCGAGATTAATCCCGAATCGACTGCAGAAGAAATGTCTTCGAAAGAACCCGAGTCTCATACAGAAAGTTTTGAAGAAACTGAAAATCCTTCTCAAGAGGATACAGTCGAGGAAGTTATAGAGGTTTTAGCTCCACCCATAGACTCAAACAAAAACGAAGAGGAGGCTGTAGCTCTTGAATCTTCTCCTGATCCAAAGCCGGCTAAAGTTACAATTAAATCGAAGTTTGGTCCTACAGGTAAGCATATTAATCATCTACTGTCTAAGACTTACAGCAAAAGCGTTGACACAGATAAAGCGGATAAATCAGAGAAGTCTTCAGTAAAATCTTCGACCACAGCAAGTACGGAAGAAAATAGCTCTCACTCCCCTATAAAAAAGAGTGAGCCATCCTCCTCTGGGTTTGGAAATAGCAATGGTAGAGGTTTTCTCAGAAAAGACTCAAAAAAGTCTATGCCCGAATTTAGGGATGGCAGAAAAAAATCTACGGAATCTGTTAAGTCTTTTTCCGGTAGAGACCGGTATGGATTAAACGAAAGCAACGATGATGATAAATGGAGAAAGAAGCGTATAAAGCAAAAGAAGTCCTATGAAGATCACGTTGTGCAACGCCCTACTTCTATTAAAGTTCCCCTTCCTATTACAGTGAAAGATTTGGCGGCGGAGATGAAGCTTAAAGCTTCGGAGCTCATCCAAAAAATGTTTATTCATGGGATGACCTACGTCGTGAATGATGTTTTAGATGATGAGACTACCGTTCAATTTATTGGATCCGAGTTTGGATGTACTGTAGAGATTGATCACTCTGAAAAAGAAAAAATTCAAGTAGTTTCTAATTCTGTCAGGGAAGAAATTAGCGGCACACCCCCCGAAAAGCTCAAAACAAGGCCTCCTGTAGTAGCCTTCATGGGGCATGTTGACCACGGAAAAACTAGTTTGATAGATGCTTTGAGAAAAAGTAATATTGCTTCAGGTGAAGCTGGAGCAATAACCCAGCACATGGGAGCTTTCCGTTGTTCTACTTCTGTAGGAGATATAACTGTTTTGGATACTCCGGGACACGAAGCCTTCTCCGCTATGAGAGCTCGCGGAGCCGAAATTTGTGACATAGTGGTTTTAGTAATAGCTGGAGATGAAGGTATCAAAGAACAGACAACGGAAGCTATTCAACATGCTGTAGCGTCTGAGATCGTTGTAGTTGTCGCCATTAACAAGTGTGACAAGCCTAATTTTAATGTTGAAAATGTGTACCGACAATTAGCGGAGTACAATCTTCTTCCTGAAGCATGGGGTGGAGCTACGGCCACAGTAAATACTTCAGCCAGAACTGGGGAGGGTCTCACGGATCTTTTAGAAATGTTGGCGTTACAAGCCGAAGTTTTGGAATTGAAGGCCGATCCAAGTAATAGAGCTAGAGGATTAGTTATTGAGTCTGAGTTGCATAAAGGATTAGGACATGTGGCAACGGTTCTAGTTCAAAACGGAACCCTGAAAGTTGGAGATTCTTTAGTATTCAATGATTGTTACGGGAAAGTAAAGACTATGCATGATGAGCATAACCTTTCCATGAAAGAAGCTTCTCCATCCACGCCTGCACTAATTACTGGACTTTCTGGTATTCCTAAAGCTGGGGACCCATTCGTTGTAGTAAAAAACGAAAAAACAGCTAAGGAAATTATTGAGGCTAGAATTGCTGGAAAACAAAGATTTGCTCTTCAGCAAAAGCGCAATTTATCTTTTGATGCTTTACTGCAAAACAGAAAAGTTTTGAAGCTCATAATTAAAGCAGACGTTCAGGGTTCCGTTGAGGCTCTTGTAAGCTCTATAGCGAAGATAAAATCTGAGAAAGTAAAGGTTGATATTGTCTCCACAGGAGTTGGAGAAATTTCAGAATCTGATATTCGCCTTGCCGCAGCATCTAAAACGACTATACTAGGGTTCCATACTTCGATAGAAAGTCATGCAGAGCCCCTTATTAAGAGTCTCGGAGTCCGAGTAAAGCTGCATGATATTATCTATCATGCCATAGACGATGTAGAAACTATGATGGCAGATTTATTAGATCCTATCACCGAGGAGAAGCCCTTGGGGTCTGCCGAAATTAAGGAAATCTTTAAGTCATCTCAACTAGGTTGCATTTACGGATGTTTGGTTATTGAAGGTAGTGTTGTAAGAAATCAAAAAATCAACTTGGTTAGAGACAAAGAGGTTGTGTGGAAAGGATCCATATCCTCATTGAAGCGAGTTAAAGAAGATGTTAAAGAGGTTAAAAAAGGTCTTGAGTGCGGAGTGCTTCTCGAAGGGTACGGGTTGGCTAAGGTAGGAGATATAATTCAGTGCTATGAGATTATTTATCATCCACAAAAACTATAG
- the rbfA gene encoding 30S ribosome-binding factor RbfA — MTESRRLKKANALLREAIAQVILKEVQHPKISNEWVTVTRVSVSPDMHSAKVYVSIMPNSKNSSEETLEALNASSGFIACKASRGIVLKYFPELDFYLEDIFSPQDRVEELLWRIKEEERLSPPALDQTDEVL, encoded by the coding sequence ATGACAGAGAGTAGAAGATTGAAAAAAGCTAATGCTTTGCTTAGAGAAGCTATAGCCCAAGTGATCCTTAAAGAAGTTCAACATCCGAAGATTTCTAATGAGTGGGTTACTGTCACTAGGGTTTCTGTCTCCCCTGATATGCATTCGGCCAAAGTATACGTTTCCATTATGCCCAATTCAAAAAATAGTTCAGAGGAGACTTTAGAAGCATTAAATGCCTCTTCGGGGTTTATTGCTTGTAAGGCATCTAGAGGCATTGTTCTTAAGTATTTTCCTGAACTAGATTTTTATCTAGAAGACATTTTTTCTCCTCAAGATCGCGTTGAGGAGCTTTTATGGAGAATAAAAGAAGAAGAAAGGCTATCCCCTCCTGCTTTAGATCAAACAGATGAAGTGTTATGA
- the truB gene encoding tRNA pseudouridine(55) synthase TruB produces MKLVTDLKEGILLVNKPKGRTSFSLIRALTKLTGVKKIGHAGTLDPFATGVMVMLLGRKYTRLSDKLLFQDKEYDAVAYLGTTTDSYDCDGKVVGRSKKVPTLQEILKASESFQGEILQLPPMFSAKKVQGRKLYEYARKGIVVERAECKVRVSLKVINYEYPRIFFSVSCSKGTYIRSIAHELGNMLGCGAYLEELCRSRSGNFLLKDCIDGNLLDNEGFDITPHLVDVKEEHLTYRDSLQNP; encoded by the coding sequence ATGAAATTAGTGACCGATCTTAAAGAAGGCATTCTTCTTGTGAATAAACCCAAGGGGAGGACTTCTTTTAGTCTCATTCGTGCTTTAACAAAACTCACAGGCGTAAAAAAAATTGGCCATGCAGGCACCTTAGACCCTTTTGCTACAGGAGTCATGGTCATGCTTTTAGGAAGAAAATATACTCGTCTGTCAGATAAACTGCTTTTTCAAGATAAGGAGTATGACGCTGTTGCTTATTTGGGCACTACAACGGATTCTTACGATTGCGATGGAAAAGTGGTTGGTAGATCTAAAAAAGTTCCCACTTTACAAGAAATTTTGAAAGCTTCCGAGTCTTTTCAAGGAGAGATTCTTCAGCTTCCACCCATGTTTTCGGCAAAAAAGGTTCAGGGTAGAAAGCTGTATGAATATGCGAGAAAAGGGATTGTCGTTGAAAGGGCTGAGTGTAAAGTACGGGTTTCCTTAAAAGTTATAAACTATGAATATCCTAGGATATTCTTTTCCGTTTCTTGCAGCAAAGGCACCTATATTCGCAGTATTGCTCATGAGTTGGGTAACATGTTGGGTTGTGGAGCTTATTTAGAGGAGCTTTGTAGGTCTCGGAGCGGGAATTTTTTGCTGAAAGACTGTATTGATGGAAACCTTCTTGACAATGAGGGTTTTGATATTACCCCTCATTTGGTAGACGTAAAAGAAGAGCACCTGACATACAGAGACTCTTTGCAGAACCCATAA
- the ychF gene encoding redox-regulated ATPase YchF, producing MSHTECGIVGLPNVGKSGLFNALTGAGIASCNYPFCTIDPNVGIVSVKDERLSRLASISNSEKIVYADVKFVDIAGLVKGAASGEGLGNKFLSHVRETHAIAHVVRCFENTEITHVAGKIDPEDDIATINLELILSDFSSAQSIYGKAEKAAKGKKEPGALLFVLEKVLKHLESEQPVRTLELSDIEREVLKPYPFLTKKPILYVANIDEDSLGELSNEYVEKVKKIASEERAPVIPICVRLEEELSALPKEEANELLLSLGLKESGLTRLVRSTYDALGLISYFTTGPIETRAWTISRGTKAPDAAAAIHTDISKGFIRAEVVSMEDMITYGGRSGARENGKLRAEGRDYIVQDGDVVLFLHN from the coding sequence GTGAGCCATACCGAATGTGGAATTGTGGGTCTTCCAAATGTAGGAAAGTCCGGGTTGTTTAATGCGTTGACAGGTGCAGGCATAGCTTCATGCAATTACCCATTTTGTACGATAGATCCCAACGTTGGAATTGTTTCCGTTAAAGACGAAAGGTTATCCAGGTTAGCTAGCATAAGTAATAGTGAAAAAATCGTTTATGCTGATGTAAAATTTGTGGACATTGCGGGACTTGTTAAGGGGGCTGCTTCAGGGGAGGGGTTGGGAAATAAGTTTTTATCTCATGTTAGGGAAACGCATGCCATAGCCCATGTGGTAAGATGTTTTGAAAACACTGAGATTACCCATGTTGCAGGAAAGATAGACCCAGAAGACGATATAGCGACTATTAACCTCGAACTTATCTTGTCTGACTTCTCTTCTGCTCAGAGTATATATGGCAAAGCAGAAAAGGCTGCGAAAGGAAAAAAGGAGCCAGGGGCTCTGTTGTTTGTCCTAGAAAAAGTTTTAAAACATTTAGAAAGTGAGCAGCCAGTAAGGACCCTAGAACTTAGTGATATTGAAAGGGAAGTGCTAAAACCTTATCCATTCTTGACAAAGAAACCTATCTTGTACGTAGCTAACATTGATGAAGATTCTCTAGGGGAACTTTCTAATGAATATGTGGAGAAAGTCAAGAAAATTGCATCTGAAGAAAGGGCTCCTGTAATTCCTATTTGTGTTCGTTTGGAAGAGGAACTTTCAGCATTGCCTAAAGAGGAAGCAAACGAATTGTTATTGTCTTTGGGATTGAAAGAATCAGGATTAACGCGGTTAGTCCGGTCTACTTATGACGCCTTGGGTCTTATATCTTACTTCACTACAGGGCCTATAGAAACTCGAGCTTGGACTATTTCTAGAGGAACTAAAGCTCCTGATGCAGCAGCTGCTATTCATACAGATATTTCTAAAGGATTCATAAGAGCTGAAGTTGTGTCTATGGAGGACATGATTACATACGGAGGAAGATCTGGCGCCAGGGAGAATGGAAAGCTAAGAGCTGAAGGTCGGGATTATATCGTTCAAGATGGAGATGTGGTACTGTTCCTACATAACTAA
- the sctU gene encoding type III secretion system export apparatus subunit SctU yields MGEKTEKATPKRLRDARKKGQVAKSQDFPSAVTFIVSMTTAFYLANFFYEQLGSFLSSVLIQAPTNHEPRVTLFYLHKCLLLILTTSLPLLGVVSVIGLLIGFLIVGPTFSTEVFKPDLKKFNPIDNLKQKFKLKTFIELMKSVLKIFGAALILYFTIKGRAALLIETAGISPIASAEIFKQILLKATTSIGIFFLVVAVADLVYQRHNFAKELKMEKFEVKQEFKDTEGNPEIKGRRRQIAQEIAYEDSSSQIKHASAVVSNPRDIAIAIGYMPEKYKAPWIIAMGADYRARKIIEEAEKYNIPVMRNVPLAHQLWEEGKELKFIPESTYEAIGEILLYVTSLNAQNSNAKDLNKDDD; encoded by the coding sequence ATGGGTGAAAAAACAGAAAAGGCGACGCCAAAACGACTTAGGGATGCAAGAAAGAAAGGTCAGGTAGCGAAGTCTCAAGATTTTCCTTCCGCGGTTACTTTTATAGTTTCCATGACTACGGCCTTTTATTTGGCCAACTTCTTTTATGAACAATTGGGCTCTTTTCTGTCTTCGGTATTGATACAAGCTCCTACGAATCACGAACCCAGAGTCACGCTATTCTACCTTCACAAATGTTTGCTTTTAATATTAACGACTTCTCTGCCTCTGTTAGGAGTTGTATCTGTTATTGGATTACTGATAGGTTTTTTAATCGTTGGTCCAACATTTTCTACTGAAGTCTTTAAGCCAGACCTAAAAAAGTTTAATCCCATTGATAATCTCAAGCAAAAATTCAAACTCAAAACTTTTATTGAATTGATGAAGTCTGTGCTAAAAATCTTTGGAGCAGCCTTGATATTGTATTTCACGATAAAGGGAAGGGCAGCTCTCCTCATAGAAACTGCAGGGATTTCTCCTATCGCATCTGCCGAGATTTTCAAACAAATCTTATTAAAAGCTACAACATCTATAGGTATTTTTTTTCTCGTAGTTGCTGTAGCAGACCTTGTGTACCAAAGACACAATTTTGCTAAAGAACTAAAAATGGAAAAGTTTGAGGTAAAACAAGAGTTTAAAGACACAGAAGGTAACCCCGAAATTAAAGGCAGAAGAAGACAAATAGCTCAAGAAATTGCTTATGAAGATTCTTCATCACAAATTAAACACGCTAGTGCAGTAGTCTCCAATCCTAGAGATATTGCAATCGCTATAGGATACATGCCAGAAAAATACAAAGCGCCTTGGATTATTGCCATGGGAGCTGACTATAGAGCGAGAAAAATTATAGAAGAGGCTGAAAAATATAATATCCCGGTCATGAGGAATGTTCCATTAGCTCATCAACTTTGGGAAGAAGGAAAAGAGTTGAAGTTTATTCCAGAATCCACGTATGAAGCTATTGGGGAAATCCTCTTATACGTAACCTCTCTTAACGCGCAAAACTCTAACGCTAAAGATCTTAACAAAGACGACGATTGA
- the sctV gene encoding type III secretion system export apparatus subunit SctV, whose protein sequence is MNKLLNFVSKTFGGEAALNLINKSSDLLLAIWMIGVVLMIIIPLPPAIVDLMITVNLGVSVFLLMVALYIPSALQLSVFPSLLLITTMFRLGINISSSRQILLKAFAGHVIQAFGDFVVGGNYVVGFIIFLIITIIQFIVVTKGAERVAEVAARFRLDAMPGKQMAIDADLRAGMIDASQARDKRAQIQKESELYGAMDGAMKFIKGDVIAGIVISLINIVGGLVIGVTMHGMDLAQAGYVYTLLSIGDGLVSQIPSLLISLTAGIVTTRVSSDKNTNLGKEISSQLIREPRALLIAACATLGIGFFKGFPLWSFAMLALLLGFFGIVLLAKKNNGAKKSASGAAGSTTVGAADGSAVAGDNPDDYSLTLPVILELGKDLSKLIQQKTKSGQSFVDDMIPKMRQALYQDVGIRYPGIHVRTDSPSLEGYDYMILLNEVPYVRGKIPPNHVLTNEVEENLSRYNLPFVNYKNSAGLPSTWVNEDAKGILEKAAIKYWTPLEVIILHLSYFFHRNSQEFLGIQEVRSMMEFMERSFPDLVKEVTRLIPLQKLTEIFKRLIQEQISIKDLRTILESLSEWAQTEKDTVLLTEYVRSSLKLYISFKFSQGQSAISVYLLDPEIEEMIRGAIKQTSAGSYLALDPDSVNLILKSMRNTITPAPPGGQPPVMLTAIDVRRYVRKLIETEFPDIAVISYQEILPEIRIQPLGRIQIF, encoded by the coding sequence ATGAATAAGTTACTAAATTTTGTTAGTAAAACCTTCGGCGGGGAAGCCGCTCTTAATCTAATCAACAAGTCAAGTGATTTGCTGTTAGCTATTTGGATGATTGGCGTCGTCTTGATGATCATCATCCCTCTACCTCCAGCTATTGTGGACTTAATGATTACTGTTAACTTGGGGGTTTCAGTTTTCCTATTGATGGTCGCTCTTTATATTCCCAGCGCGCTACAACTATCTGTTTTTCCCTCATTACTTCTCATTACCACAATGTTTCGGTTAGGGATTAACATTTCTTCCTCGAGGCAGATTCTGCTAAAGGCTTTTGCGGGTCATGTTATCCAAGCCTTTGGGGATTTCGTTGTTGGAGGAAACTACGTTGTAGGATTTATTATCTTCCTAATTATTACAATTATTCAGTTTATCGTTGTCACCAAAGGTGCGGAGAGAGTTGCTGAGGTCGCTGCTAGATTCCGGTTGGACGCGATGCCTGGCAAACAAATGGCGATTGATGCGGACCTTAGAGCTGGAATGATAGACGCTTCTCAAGCCAGAGACAAGCGTGCCCAAATTCAAAAAGAAAGTGAACTTTATGGAGCCATGGACGGAGCTATGAAGTTCATCAAGGGAGACGTTATTGCTGGTATCGTGATTTCGTTAATCAACATTGTTGGTGGGTTAGTTATTGGTGTTACCATGCACGGCATGGATTTAGCTCAAGCGGGTTATGTCTACACTTTACTGTCTATCGGAGATGGTCTGGTATCTCAAATCCCTTCCCTATTGATTTCTCTTACTGCCGGTATTGTGACAACAAGGGTTTCTAGCGACAAGAACACCAACCTTGGAAAGGAAATTTCTTCGCAATTAATCAGAGAACCTAGGGCATTGCTAATAGCGGCTTGCGCTACTTTAGGCATAGGATTCTTCAAGGGATTCCCCTTATGGTCCTTTGCAATGCTAGCTCTCCTCCTTGGATTTTTTGGAATTGTCCTCTTGGCTAAGAAAAATAACGGAGCTAAAAAATCTGCCTCAGGGGCTGCGGGTTCAACCACTGTTGGAGCTGCTGATGGATCTGCAGTAGCTGGCGATAACCCTGATGACTATTCTCTTACTCTTCCTGTTATTTTGGAACTTGGAAAAGATTTATCTAAATTGATCCAGCAAAAGACAAAAAGTGGTCAAAGTTTTGTCGATGATATGATTCCCAAAATGAGGCAAGCTCTCTACCAAGACGTTGGTATTCGTTACCCTGGGATACATGTACGAACAGACTCCCCTTCGTTAGAAGGTTATGATTATATGATCCTTCTTAATGAAGTTCCTTATGTTCGAGGAAAAATTCCTCCTAATCACGTGCTCACTAATGAGGTTGAAGAAAATCTATCCCGTTACAACTTACCTTTTGTTAATTATAAGAATTCTGCTGGTTTACCTTCCACCTGGGTTAATGAAGATGCTAAAGGGATTCTGGAGAAAGCCGCTATTAAATATTGGACTCCCCTAGAGGTGATTATTCTGCATTTGTCTTACTTCTTCCATAGAAATTCTCAAGAATTCTTAGGTATACAAGAAGTAAGATCTATGATGGAATTTATGGAACGGTCTTTTCCTGACTTAGTTAAAGAAGTTACCCGTTTAATTCCTTTACAGAAGCTTACGGAAATTTTTAAGCGACTTATACAAGAACAGATTTCTATCAAGGATCTGCGCACAATTTTAGAATCCTTAAGTGAATGGGCTCAAACGGAGAAAGATACTGTATTACTTACGGAATATGTACGCTCTTCGTTAAAGTTATATATCAGCTTTAAGTTTTCCCAAGGACAATCAGCAATCTCCGTCTATTTATTAGATCCTGAGATAGAGGAAATGATTCGTGGAGCTATTAAGCAAACATCTGCAGGGTCCTATTTGGCGTTAGATCCAGATTCAGTAAACCTTATTCTAAAATCCATGCGAAATACTATCACTCCTGCACCTCCAGGAGGTCAGCCCCCAGTAATGTTGACAGCAATTGATGTTAGAAGATATGTAAGAAAATTAATAGAAACTGAATTCCCAGATATCGCTGTTATTTCTTATCAGGAAATTCTTCCGGAAATTCGTATCCAGCCTTTAGGAAGAATTCAGATTTTCTAG
- the sctW gene encoding type III secretion system gatekeeper subunit SctW gives MSASGGAGGLGGAGAVNVSAIEAKAAAADAKEVVANQETSEMSMITASQDLTNPAAATRTRKKEEKFESIENRKKASAGEEKKTKSTEEKAGEDLADKTAANNPEISAKDLRSLKEGISDDSSPEDILEMVNEKFSDPVSKMQALEYLDVTTPASQGALKSAISRAKEQFSNENRREISGGKNILFASQQYAEALNVSPSGLRSLYTEVTGDTHSCQQLLGMLQDRYTFPEMGKVTSFLLNGMSADMKSSGPSIAPAKLQVMMNEIKNLQAVLTSFDFFEASFPAMENSLKMEGVPLPSDLNFVKVAEGFHRTVGEKFPSMSKLQSEVQGLVGNNIEAQSAILNLFFQGLNKTSPRLYQTAEKRTQLATVITNTLDAINANNDDYPKPTDFPKPKPWS, from the coding sequence ATGAGTGCATCAGGCGGAGCTGGTGGTCTAGGTGGGGCTGGCGCTGTCAACGTTTCTGCAATAGAAGCAAAGGCTGCGGCAGCTGATGCAAAAGAGGTTGTTGCTAATCAAGAAACTTCTGAAATGAGTATGATTACTGCTAGTCAGGATTTAACTAATCCAGCTGCAGCAACAAGAACTCGTAAAAAAGAAGAAAAGTTTGAGTCTATAGAAAACAGAAAGAAAGCTTCTGCTGGCGAGGAGAAAAAAACTAAGTCTACAGAAGAAAAAGCTGGTGAAGACTTAGCGGATAAAACGGCTGCCAATAACCCTGAAATTTCTGCTAAAGACCTTCGTTCTCTAAAGGAAGGTATTAGTGACGACTCTTCTCCCGAAGACATCTTAGAAATGGTCAATGAAAAATTTTCTGATCCTGTTTCTAAGATGCAGGCTTTGGAGTATTTGGATGTGACGACTCCTGCTTCTCAAGGTGCTCTAAAATCTGCCATTTCCAGAGCTAAAGAACAGTTTTCTAACGAGAATCGACGAGAAATTTCTGGTGGAAAAAACATTCTATTTGCTTCTCAGCAATATGCAGAAGCTCTAAATGTGTCGCCCTCTGGATTACGCTCTTTATACACGGAGGTCACTGGCGACACTCATTCTTGTCAGCAATTACTTGGAATGCTTCAAGACCGGTACACATTTCCTGAGATGGGCAAAGTAACTAGCTTTCTTTTGAATGGCATGTCTGCTGATATGAAATCTTCAGGTCCTTCCATAGCTCCTGCTAAGCTTCAGGTAATGATGAACGAAATTAAAAATCTCCAAGCTGTTCTAACTTCTTTTGATTTTTTTGAAGCTAGTTTTCCTGCCATGGAAAACTCTCTCAAAATGGAGGGAGTTCCTCTACCTTCGGATTTAAATTTTGTAAAAGTTGCTGAAGGATTTCATCGAACTGTTGGAGAAAAATTTCCTTCTATGTCGAAACTACAAAGTGAAGTTCAGGGATTGGTTGGCAACAATATAGAAGCCCAGTCAGCCATTTTAAATTTATTTTTCCAAGGGTTAAACAAAACTTCCCCTAGGCTCTATCAAACGGCAGAAAAAAGAACACAACTAGCGACCGTTATTACAAACACATTAGACGCTATTAATGCCAATAACGATGATTACCCGAAGCCTACAGATTTTCCAAAACCTAAACCATGGTCCTAA
- a CDS encoding CesT family type III secretion system chaperone has translation MQSQFEQLMEELGKEVGSPLIPDANQACKIRFAENDVAVQMEADGPDGNIAIGAILGKVPANNFRERLFKAALSVNASHQSEVKGVLAYGEVSEQLFLCDVLNMHYLDGKKLYEYALSFSKHAAIWIGAVNSGNLPDLHSLGLYNL, from the coding sequence ATGCAAAGTCAATTTGAGCAACTGATGGAAGAATTAGGAAAGGAAGTGGGTTCTCCTCTCATACCTGATGCTAATCAGGCTTGCAAAATTCGATTTGCAGAAAATGATGTTGCCGTGCAAATGGAAGCTGATGGACCTGATGGAAACATCGCTATTGGAGCTATTTTGGGAAAAGTTCCCGCAAATAATTTTCGAGAAAGGCTGTTTAAGGCTGCTTTATCCGTTAATGCTTCTCACCAATCTGAAGTTAAAGGGGTTTTAGCTTATGGAGAAGTCTCTGAGCAATTATTTTTGTGTGATGTCTTGAATATGCATTACTTGGATGGGAAGAAACTATATGAGTACGCCCTATCCTTTTCCAAGCATGCAGCTATATGGATAGGAGCCGTTAACTCCGGAAATCTCCCCGATCTCCATTCTCTAGGATTGTACAACTTATGA